In Pelecanus crispus isolate bPelCri1 chromosome Z, bPelCri1.pri, whole genome shotgun sequence, the following are encoded in one genomic region:
- the LOC142596739 gene encoding transcription factor p65-like: MEDVTPPELLPFLLQQEWGAQEVGGAAPFVEILEQPKPRGMRFRYKCEGRSAGSIPGEHSTDTTKTHPTIRVNNYRGPGRVRVSLVTKEPPHRPHPHELVGKDCRDGYYEAELPPERNVHR, encoded by the exons atGGAGGACG tgacccccccGGAGCTTCtgcccttcctcctgcagcaggagtGGGGGGCGCAGG aggtggggggggcCGCCCCCTTCGTGGAGATCCTGGAGCAGCCCAAGCCGCGGGGGATGCGATTCCGCTACAAATGCGAGGGGCGCTCGGCCGGCAGCATCCCCGGGGAGCACAGCACCGACACCACCAAGACCCACCCCACCATCCGC GTGAACAACTaccggggcccggggcgggtGCGGGTGTCGCTGGTGACCAAGGagcccccccaccgcccccacCCGCACGAGCTGGTGGGCAAGGATTGCCGCGACGGCTACTACGAGGCCGAGCTGCCCCCCGAGCGCAACGTGCACAG ATag